Proteins encoded within one genomic window of Methanosarcina barkeri str. Wiesmoor:
- the purD gene encoding phosphoribosylamine--glycine ligase → MKILLIGGGGREHAIAEGIKKSKHNPSLYALMAKKNPGIAALCEDFLLEKETEVEKVVEYAKARNIEMAFVGPEAPLAAGVADALWEAGIPVVGPKKSCAIIEFDKAWARNFMKKYGIEGCPEYEVFTEEKPAHDFIEKLGDVAVKPSGLTGGKGVKVMGDQLPDLKAAKAYTSELLEKGSVVIEERFIGEEFTLQAFVDGKSLVFFPAVQDHKRAYEGDLGPNTGGMGSYTDAGEILPFMLPEDLEKAKKIMQDTVKALSEETGIGYQGILYGQFILTASGPKVVEFNARFGDPEAMNVISLLETDFVDIMSAVVKGTLGNLPVSFSKKATVCKYAVPAGYPENPEKDSEVTVEDIGDASIYYASVYEKEGKVYTTSSRAIAVIGIAETIAAAEKIAQNALENLHGKLFFRKDIGTAALIQKRIDHMKELRG, encoded by the coding sequence ATGAAAATTTTGCTTATCGGCGGAGGCGGAAGGGAACACGCAATCGCCGAAGGAATCAAGAAAAGCAAGCATAATCCCTCTCTTTATGCGTTAATGGCGAAAAAAAATCCCGGAATTGCTGCCCTTTGTGAGGATTTTCTCCTTGAGAAGGAAACCGAAGTTGAAAAAGTTGTTGAATACGCAAAAGCCAGAAACATCGAAATGGCTTTTGTAGGGCCTGAAGCCCCTCTTGCAGCAGGAGTTGCAGATGCCCTATGGGAAGCCGGAATTCCGGTTGTAGGGCCTAAAAAATCCTGTGCAATTATAGAGTTTGACAAAGCCTGGGCAAGAAATTTCATGAAAAAATATGGAATCGAAGGCTGCCCTGAATATGAAGTTTTCACAGAGGAAAAACCTGCGCACGATTTTATAGAAAAACTGGGCGATGTGGCAGTCAAGCCTTCAGGTCTTACAGGAGGTAAAGGCGTAAAAGTTATGGGAGACCAGCTCCCTGACCTCAAGGCCGCCAAAGCTTACACAAGTGAGCTGCTTGAAAAAGGGTCTGTAGTTATCGAGGAACGCTTTATAGGAGAGGAATTTACACTTCAGGCCTTTGTGGATGGAAAAAGCCTTGTTTTCTTCCCTGCCGTGCAGGACCACAAGAGAGCCTATGAAGGAGATCTCGGACCCAATACTGGTGGTATGGGTTCATATACTGATGCCGGAGAAATCCTGCCTTTTATGCTCCCTGAAGACCTTGAGAAGGCAAAGAAGATTATGCAGGATACCGTAAAGGCTCTTTCTGAGGAAACCGGGATCGGTTATCAGGGTATTCTCTATGGGCAGTTCATTCTTACAGCCAGCGGGCCCAAGGTCGTAGAATTCAATGCTCGATTCGGTGATCCTGAAGCCATGAACGTGATATCTCTTCTTGAAACAGACTTTGTGGATATCATGTCTGCAGTGGTTAAAGGAACCCTTGGAAATTTGCCTGTAAGCTTTAGCAAGAAGGCAACTGTCTGTAAATATGCAGTTCCTGCTGGCTATCCTGAAAATCCTGAAAAAGACAGCGAGGTAACTGTAGAAGACATAGGGGATGCGTCCATTTATTATGCCAGTGTCTACGAAAAAGAAGGAAAAGTTTACACAACCAGCTCCCGCGCAATTGCAGTTATTGGAATTGCTGAAACTATAGCTGCAGCCGAAAAAATTGCCCAGAATGCCCTTGAAAATCTCCATGGCAAGCTATTTTTCCGGAAAGACATTGGGACTGCCGCTCTTATCCAGAAGAGAATTGACCATATGAAAGAACTTAGAGGCTAA
- the argF gene encoding ornithine carbamoyltransferase, which translates to MKKDVLSITDLSKEEIYELLESAMDLKEKRKAGEPTEYLKNKSLGMIFEKASTRTRVSFEVAMTDFGGHSLYLNSRDIQIGRGETIEDTARTLSGYLHGIMARVMSHETVEKLAKYSTIPVINALSDREHPCQILGDFMTIMEYKDKFEDLKFAWVGDGNNVCNSALLGSAIVGMEFAVACPKGYEPKPEFLEKAKSLGGKFTVTDDPKVAVKDADIIYTDVWVSMGDEAEQEKRLKEFATFQVNTELLGVAKPDVIVMHCLPARRGLEITDEVMDGPNSVIFEEAENRLHAQKALILKLMK; encoded by the coding sequence ATGAAGAAGGATGTACTTTCGATAACTGACCTGTCCAAAGAAGAGATTTATGAACTCCTCGAATCGGCCATGGACCTGAAAGAAAAACGCAAAGCTGGAGAACCTACAGAGTACCTGAAAAACAAAAGCCTGGGGATGATTTTTGAGAAAGCTTCCACAAGAACCAGGGTTTCCTTTGAGGTTGCAATGACCGATTTCGGTGGACATTCCCTTTACCTGAATTCCAGAGATATTCAGATAGGTAGAGGCGAAACTATTGAGGACACTGCCAGAACTCTCTCAGGTTACCTTCACGGAATCATGGCCAGAGTTATGAGCCACGAGACCGTAGAGAAATTGGCCAAATACTCAACCATACCCGTGATTAATGCGCTTTCGGACCGGGAGCACCCCTGTCAGATCCTTGGTGACTTCATGACCATAATGGAGTACAAGGACAAATTCGAAGACCTGAAGTTCGCCTGGGTAGGAGACGGAAACAACGTCTGTAATTCAGCCCTGCTAGGCTCGGCGATTGTGGGGATGGAATTCGCAGTTGCCTGCCCGAAAGGATACGAACCTAAACCCGAGTTTCTTGAAAAGGCAAAATCCCTCGGAGGCAAGTTTACAGTCACGGATGACCCGAAGGTTGCTGTAAAAGATGCGGATATCATTTATACGGATGTCTGGGTCTCCATGGGTGATGAAGCCGAGCAGGAGAAACGCCTGAAGGAATTTGCCACGTTCCAGGTCAATACCGAACTCCTTGGAGTTGCAAAACCGGACGTAATAGTTATGCACTGCCTGCCAGCCCGTAGAGGTCTTGAGATTACGGATGAAGTTATGGACGGCCCGAATTCCGTAATTTTTGAAGAGGCTGAAAACCGCCTACATGCGCAAAAAGCTCTTATCCTGAAATTGATGAAATGA